Proteins encoded by one window of Erysipelothrix rhusiopathiae:
- the infC gene encoding translation initiation factor IF-3: MRHIFYCLHHKEVNFISRRYGNEKPKGPEDLVNEAIRFKEVLVIGPKGEQLGILMRREALEKAFEHNLDLLCVAPNGNPPVCKIVDYGRYRFELQKKAKEAKKHQHVTQIKPLRLSPVIDQHDFDTKLRHARKWLEEGIKVKVDMRFRGRLITRLEVGRKTMDSFIEECSDLGSVEKRPKLEGNTMSVVISPNKKK; the protein is encoded by the coding sequence ATGAGACACATTTTTTATTGTTTACACCACAAGGAGGTGAATTTTATTAGTAGAAGATATGGAAATGAAAAGCCTAAAGGACCAGAGGATTTAGTGAACGAAGCAATTCGTTTTAAAGAAGTTCTTGTTATTGGACCTAAAGGTGAACAACTTGGAATCCTTATGCGTCGCGAGGCTTTAGAAAAAGCTTTTGAGCACAATCTTGATTTGCTTTGTGTTGCGCCTAACGGAAACCCACCAGTATGTAAAATCGTGGATTACGGTCGCTATCGTTTTGAATTACAAAAGAAAGCGAAAGAAGCGAAGAAACATCAACATGTTACCCAAATTAAACCTCTTCGATTATCACCAGTTATTGATCAACATGACTTTGATACAAAGTTACGTCATGCTCGTAAATGGTTAGAAGAAGGAATCAAAGTTAAAGTTGACATGAGATTTAGAGGACGTCTTATCACTCGTTTAGAGGTTGGACGAAAGACAATGGATAGTTTCATCGAGGAATGCTCAGATTTAGGGTCTGTTGAAAAACGTCCTAAACTCGAAGGAAATACAATGTCTGTAGTAATATCTCCAAATAAAAAGAAATAG
- the rpmI gene encoding 50S ribosomal protein L35: MPKMKTKRTLAKRVKRTGSGQLKRQQAYVSHFARHKTNKQNRQLRKATLVSKSDYKRIKHLLQD; this comes from the coding sequence ATGCCTAAAATGAAAACAAAACGTACTTTAGCAAAACGTGTTAAACGTACAGGATCAGGACAATTAAAAAGACAACAAGCTTATGTTTCTCACTTTGCTAGACATAAGACAAATAAACAAAATCGCCAATTACGTAAAGCTACATTAGTTTCTAAGAGCGATTACAAACGCATCAAGCATTTGTTACAAGATTAA